The following nucleotide sequence is from Natronosalvus caseinilyticus.
CCAGGATGGGCAGGTTGTGCAGCGTCTTGCGGTGTCTCCCGAACGCCGTGTCCACGTCCGGGAACAGCGCCCCGAGTGTGACGGGCACGCCCACCTCGAGCACCGTCGCGAAAGTCGTCTCGTCCCCGGCCGGCTCGAGGAGGTACGCCAGCCCGATCCCCAGGAGGGCGGCGTTGAGCACGTGTCCTTTCTTGTTCATCGATTCGGTCTGTGTCGCCGAGGGAGAAAAGCCTGTCTTCGAGACGGTCAGGGTGGCCAGAGCCGTATCCGCGTTCGGCTGGTTGCGAGCCCCCTCGCCACGAGTGGTGCCAGGTGTACCGGTTACCGTTCGCTCGAGCGTTCTCGTCACCGGTCAGGCTTTTTCACCACCTGTTCGTTCGAGGTACCGTCCACATCGCCAGACAATCCGTCTTTGCTATAGATAATATACCGTATTAGTATCGAAAGTGTAGTGAAATCACGGCGTCGATTCGGAGTCAGATTCGGACTCGAGCACCGCCTGCAACCGCTCGAGCGCCGTGCGAACCGTCTGCATGCGAACGTCGTGTCGGTCGCCGTCGAACTGATGGCGCGTCGCCGTCGCGAACGAGGTTTCGGTCCCCCAGGGACCGGCGTAGGCGACCCCGATGAAGACCGTCCCGACCGGCGTCTCCGCGGTTCCGCCGCTGGGCCCGGCGACGCCCGTGATCGAGAGCCCCCACGTGGCGTCCGTGACGTCGCGTACCCCGCGCGCCATCTCGAGGGCCACGGGTTCGGAGACGGCCCCGTGTTCGTCCAGCGACTCGCGGGAGACGCCGAGGTGGCGTCGTTTGGCGTCGTAGGCGTAGACGACGTGGCCGCTGTCGAAGTAGTCGCTCGAGCCTGGAATCGCGGTGATCGCGCCTCCGAGGAGGCCGCCGGTGCAGGACTCGGCGACGGCGAGGGTGTCACCGCGCTCGCGGAGTCGTTCGCCTACTCCGGAGACGAGGTCGAGGAGCGCTTCGAACTGTATCGCTCCAGACGCCGAATCGGTACGGGTGGCTGGATCTGTCGGTGACGATTCGGCAGGCCGTTCCGA
It contains:
- a CDS encoding CinA family protein, whose amino-acid sequence is MSNANVDSERPAESSPTDPATRTDSASGAIQFEALLDLVSGVGERLRERGDTLAVAESCTGGLLGGAITAIPGSSDYFDSGHVVYAYDAKRRHLGVSRESLDEHGAVSEPVALEMARGVRDVTDATWGLSITGVAGPSGGTAETPVGTVFIGVAYAGPWGTETSFATATRHQFDGDRHDVRMQTVRTALERLQAVLESESDSESTP